Within the Pseudomonas mendocina genome, the region GCAGCAGAACATCGAATCGAGCCTGCGCCAGATCGATCAGCTCTCCGGCACCATCGACAAGGCGGTGGAGGTAATCCAATCGCTGGCCAGCGAGAGCACGCAGATCGGCAGCGTGCTGGAAGTGATCCGCTCGATTGCCGAGCAGACCAACCTGCTCGCCCTCAATGCGGCCATCGAGGCGGCACGCGCAGGCGAACAAGGCCGTGGTTTCGCCGTGGTCGCCGACGAAGTGCGGCTCCTGGCGCAGCGCACCCAGCAGTCCACGGCCGAAATCCAGGGCATGATCGAACGCCTGCAGGGCAACTCCGAGGCCGCCGTCAAGGTGATCCACGACAGCAGCCGTGCATCCCAGCTGACCGTGGAACAAGCCAGCCAGGCCGGTGAAAGCCTCGCCCAGATCGCCCAGTCGCTGCGCAACCTGACCGGGCTCAACGCCTCGATCGCCAGTGCCACTCTGGAACAGTCGCATGTGGTGGAAGACATCAATCAAAACGTCACGCAGACGGCGGCGCTGGCTCACAACACAGCCGAAGCCGCCGAGCAGTCGAGTGCAGCCAGTCAGCACCTGAAGCAACTGGCCGACCAGCTCAATCGCTTGCTCGGGCAATTCCGCGTATGAGGCAAGCATGAGCAGCATGCAACATCAGGAGGTCGATTTCAGTCGACCACAAAACCAGGACCTGGTCTGGGACCTGGACAGCATCGCCCGCCGCGAGCTGGCCGAGCGCTTCATCAAGCTGTTCGAGAACCGCCTGTGCGTCTACTCCGAGTCGGTGGGCCAGCTGTACACCAACTACAGCCTGCATTTTCCCAGCGATCTCGGGCGCAAGATGGTGGTGCTGCCCAACCCTTACGCCTTCCACGACACCCTGCACGGCATCGATAGCCAGGCCATTCGCAAGACGGGCCTGTGCGTGCTGCCGGGCAAGGTGCTGGGCAAACCCGGGCTGTTGCTCAGCACCCAGATCAGGGATGGCGGGCCGGCGCCCAAGACCATGCCGTTCAAACCGGCCCTGGCGCAGATCATCAGTAACCAGAAGAAAATCGGCGATCTGTTCCTGCCTGTTCTGATGAAGGGCGATCTGCGCGAATTCGACCAACAGATGCCTTACATCCACCTGCACCGCCTGCAATTGGCGCGCCTGGAACGATTGTCGAGTTTCGAGCGCGACGACATCCAGCAGACCATCACGCGCAAGCTGCTGATGCTCTACCGGCAGGCCGACAGCCTGGTGTGCTGAGCCGCCTGCATCAGTACAATCGCCCTCCTTTCCCCGTGTGAGAACGCCGCATGTCCTGGCTCGAACTCATTGCTGCCGGACTCGGCATCGTCGCCGTCTGGCTGACCGTCAGGCAGAACCCCTGGTGCTGGCCCATCGGCTTGATCATGGTGTTGCTCTACGCCTGGCTGTTCTACGACTGGCGGCTGTACTCCAACCTGCTCCTGCAACTGCTGTTCGCTGCGCTGCAGCTCTACGGCTGGTGGCAGTGGACCCGAGGTGGCGAACGCCATGATGGGCGCAGGGTCAGCCGGCTGGGGCCCCTCGCGGTCGCTGCCGGCCTGCTGATCGGCGCGCTCGGCGCCTGGCTGCTTGGCTACCTGATGGCGACCTATACCGACGCCAGCTCGCCCTGGCTGGATTCGGCATTGACAGCATTCAGCCTGGTCGCACAATTGTGGATGGCGCAAAAACGTCTGCAATGCTGGGCGCTGTGGGTGGTCGTGGATCTCTGCTACGTGGCGTTCTTCCTGTATAGCGAGCTGTATCTGACCGCGGCTCTCTACGCCGCCTTCACCGCCCTGGCCGTCAGTGGCTGGTTGAGCTGGCGCCGCGATCCGGCCCTGCAGCACGCGTCATGAAGGTCCTGGTGCTGACCGGGCCGGAGTCCAGCGGCAAGAGCTGGCTGGCCGGGGAGATTCAAGCGCGCTTCGGCGGCGTGGTGGTGGGCGAATACGTACGCCACTTCATCGACCAGCAGCAGCGCGATACCTGCTACGCCGATATCGCCGATATCGCCCGCGGGCAATTGGCCTGGGAGGATGCTGCGCGGGCGGCCAAACCCGCTCTGCTGATTCTCGACACCCATCTGCTGAGCAACATGTTGTGGAGCCAATGCCTGTTCGGCGATTGTCCAGGCTGGTTGGAAACCGAGCTACTTGCACGTCACTACGACCAGCATCTGCTGCTCGACCCGGCGGGGGTGCCATGGGTCGAGGATGGCCAGCGCTGCCAACCGCAGTTGGCTGAGCGCCAGGCTTTTCATCGTGCCTGTCGGGACTGGCTGATGAAGCACGGTCAGCCCTTCAGCGAGCTATCCGGCAGTTGGAGCGCACGGCGCGCAGCAGCGCTGGAGCAGGTCGCAGCGCTGCTCGGCTCAGTTGACCAGCACGCTGGCCCAGGCTACTAGCAGACTCAGGCATACCACCAGTGTCAGCGGGGTGCGCAGCGCCGGATACCATTGCGGTGCCAGCCTGACGCGCACTGCATGCATATCGGCCAGGTACAGGCCGATGAAGGCGAACAGGAAGATCGGCAGCGCCAGCCCCATAGGCA harbors:
- the pnuC gene encoding nicotinamide riboside transporter PnuC, with protein sequence MSWLELIAAGLGIVAVWLTVRQNPWCWPIGLIMVLLYAWLFYDWRLYSNLLLQLLFAALQLYGWWQWTRGGERHDGRRVSRLGPLAVAAGLLIGALGAWLLGYLMATYTDASSPWLDSALTAFSLVAQLWMAQKRLQCWALWVVVDLCYVAFFLYSELYLTAALYAAFTALAVSGWLSWRRDPALQHAS
- a CDS encoding AAA family ATPase; its protein translation is MKVLVLTGPESSGKSWLAGEIQARFGGVVVGEYVRHFIDQQQRDTCYADIADIARGQLAWEDAARAAKPALLILDTHLLSNMLWSQCLFGDCPGWLETELLARHYDQHLLLDPAGVPWVEDGQRCQPQLAERQAFHRACRDWLMKHGQPFSELSGSWSARRAAALEQVAALLGSVDQHAGPGY